The region CGGAAGAACCGAAGCTCGCCTACGCATTGCTCAATGCGGTCGCAGTGCTGATCGTCGCTTGCCCCTGTGCGTTAGGGCTTGCGACACCGATGTCGATTATGGTCGGTGTCGGACGCGGGGCGAAAGAAGGCGTGCTCGTTAAAGAAGCGGCCGGGCTCGAAACATTGCAGCAGGTCGATACCGTTGTCGTTGACAAAACAGGAACGTTGACCGAAGGGAAGCCTCGGCTCACGAAGTTAGAACCTGCCGACGGCGTTAGCGATGACGAACTGCTGAAGTATGCCGCGGCCGTCGAGCAGAACAGCGAGCACCCCATCGGACATGCGATCTTGCAGGAAGCAAAAGAAAAGAAGCTCGAGTTGCCTGACGTGACCGACTTTGATTCAACAACAGGGCAGGGCGTTCACGCAACCATCGACGGTAAAAAGGTCGTCTGCGGCAAGCCTTCGTTATTGAAGGATCACGGAATCACGTTCGACGCGGAAGGTTCTGCCGAAGGGACGAAAGTTTACCTTGGCATCGACGGCAAATATGCTGGAGCGTTGATTGTTAGCGATCCGCTAAAAGATACCACCGAAGACGCGATCAAAGCACTTCACGAAATGGGGCTACGCGTCATCATGATGACCGGCGACAATCCGAAAGTGGCCGAAGCGATCGCCAAGAAACTGAAGATCGACGACTTTCAGGCCGACCTTTCCCCGCAAGACAAGCATGATCGGATTCAGAAGCTACGGGACGAAGGAGCGATGGTGGCCATGGCAGGCGACGGGATTAATGATGCACCAGCACTTGCCGCCGCCGATGTGGGTATCGCCATGGGAACCGGAACCGACGTGGCCATCGAAAGTGCCGCGATTACGTTGATGGGTGGCGATTTAAATGGTGTCGTCAAAGCGTTTCGGCTTAGTCGCCGCGTGATGCAGAACATCCGGCAGAACTTGTTCTTTGCGTTATTCTATAACGGCCTTGGCGTTCCGATTGCTGCTGGCGTTTTGGTCCCCATCTTTGGTATGCACGCGCTGCTCAATCCGATGTTCGCCGCTGCCGCAATGAGTTTCAGCTCGGTCAGTGTTATCGGAAATGCGCTGCGACTTCGAGCCACCAATTTAACCGGAAAGTCGTAGCCGCTAGTCGTTGGGAGGCTCGATGACCGGTTTCGCCAACATGCGATCGACCGAGAGCGAACCGGCTCCGACAATCAGCAAATAAAGCGAACCGAGTAGCATCGAAAAATCGGTTCGCGCGGCATGGGCCATTTCCCAAAAGCCATCTTCGGCGAGCATCGGTAGCTTCGTCGTGGCGATTGCGACCAACATGATGGTGATCGTGGGCAGCACAGCAAGTCGCGTCAGCAAGCCGACGACAATCATTGCGCCGCACACAATCTCGAACGTGCCGACGAAGCTGCCCAGAAGTTCGGGCTCTGGCAGGCCAATCTTTTCAAAGCGTCCTGCTCCGCGCGTGGCTGGGTAAAGAAACTTCTGGATCCC is a window of Bremerella sp. TYQ1 DNA encoding:
- a CDS encoding DoxX family protein, with amino-acid sequence MLRKLLASSAGFSVVLIRLMVGLVFLSEGIQKFLYPATRGAGRFEKIGLPEPELLGSFVGTFEIVCGAMIVVGLLTRLAVLPTITIMLVAIATTKLPMLAEDGFWEMAHAARTDFSMLLGSLYLLIVGAGSLSVDRMLAKPVIEPPND